The following proteins come from a genomic window of Polyangiaceae bacterium:
- a CDS encoding family 16 glycosylhydrolase, with protein MGRTQETVAARREPAGDDFAQDVALGSFPDAVSDRWGAYPSPWKDTSKNGEYDPHGVISVAGGMMKLHLHSDAGTGGGAADGEIDFPEGDLNGEISAFMHWQNGATGGDQDSFPTTATYANWHTAVTEWTPTATRFLLDGKVIGTSTQKIPNTPMHHVIQTETRLGGGPSSTGSWCTAFCPEDQNGAVTPGVFLVAK; from the coding sequence GTGGGGCGGACGCAGGAGACGGTGGCGGCGCGGCGGGAGCCAGCGGGAGACGACTTTGCACAGGACGTGGCGCTCGGCAGCTTCCCGGACGCCGTGTCGGATCGCTGGGGCGCCTATCCATCACCGTGGAAGGACACGAGCAAGAACGGCGAGTACGACCCGCACGGCGTGATCAGCGTCGCTGGCGGCATGATGAAGCTGCACCTCCACAGCGACGCCGGCACGGGTGGCGGCGCGGCTGACGGAGAGATCGATTTTCCGGAGGGCGACCTGAACGGGGAAATCTCCGCCTTCATGCATTGGCAGAACGGAGCCACGGGGGGCGATCAGGATTCCTTTCCGACGACTGCTACCTACGCCAATTGGCACACGGCGGTGACGGAATGGACCCCGACCGCGACGCGATTCTTGTTGGATGGCAAGGTCATCGGCACGTCCACACAGAAGATCCCCAACACGCCGATGCACCACGTGATCCAGACCGAGACGCGCCTCGGCGGTGGGCCGTCATCGACTGGATCGTGGTGTACCGCTTTCTGCCCTGAAGATCAGAACGGCGCAGTGACGCCGGGGGTGTTCTTGGTGGCGAAGTAG
- a CDS encoding penicillin-binding protein gives MQRWFRQLLTASPLAALASLALMPSLGRASESEPPTVDLAHISISDGVAHAPAADGATAELTLDAHLQHTAVRLLARAAPVRGAIILVDAHDGRVLVWAERTANGEGDGAVMLHALAPSASVFKVITTTALLERGKVSSKHRVCTSGGLRRIERKHLDAPRPGTPDVHCARFFSALGHSKNAVYAQLATHFLTRNDLVEVADRFGLNHPVPFDVPVPTGHLEVPYNDLEFARASAGFVGSTLSPLGALELAYTVAAHGSLPRVRIVRSVGDWHAPAGRTLVRRVMHDGTAYELRRMMEVTVHAGTSLEAFSDKDKHSYFGAMRLAGKTGTLQLSDDSPTTSRFVGFAPSRAPDVVVSVQLDNGKVWRRKANEVARDMLRAYFATKNTPGVTAPF, from the coding sequence GTGCAGCGTTGGTTTCGCCAGCTCCTGACGGCGAGCCCCCTCGCGGCCCTCGCCAGCCTCGCGCTCATGCCGTCCCTCGGCCGGGCCTCGGAGTCCGAGCCGCCCACGGTGGATCTCGCTCACATCAGCATCAGTGACGGCGTGGCGCATGCTCCGGCGGCGGACGGCGCCACCGCGGAGCTGACCCTGGACGCGCACCTGCAGCACACCGCCGTACGGCTACTGGCGCGTGCTGCGCCGGTGCGCGGCGCCATCATCCTGGTCGATGCCCACGACGGACGCGTGCTGGTGTGGGCGGAGCGCACCGCCAACGGCGAAGGCGATGGCGCCGTGATGCTCCACGCCCTGGCGCCCTCGGCCAGCGTGTTCAAGGTGATCACGACGACCGCCTTGCTCGAGCGCGGCAAAGTCAGCTCCAAGCACCGCGTGTGCACCTCCGGCGGGCTCCGCCGCATCGAGCGAAAGCACCTGGATGCACCGCGCCCCGGCACGCCGGACGTGCACTGCGCGCGCTTCTTCTCCGCCCTGGGGCACAGCAAGAACGCCGTCTATGCGCAGCTCGCCACGCATTTTCTGACGCGCAACGACCTGGTCGAGGTCGCGGATCGCTTCGGGCTGAACCACCCGGTGCCCTTCGACGTACCGGTGCCCACCGGCCACCTGGAAGTCCCTTACAACGACCTGGAGTTCGCCCGCGCTTCCGCGGGCTTCGTGGGCAGCACGCTCTCGCCCCTGGGCGCGCTGGAGCTGGCCTACACCGTGGCGGCCCACGGTTCCCTGCCCCGCGTGCGCATCGTGCGCTCCGTCGGAGATTGGCACGCGCCCGCGGGACGCACGCTGGTGCGTCGCGTGATGCACGACGGCACCGCCTACGAGCTCCGCCGCATGATGGAAGTGACCGTCCACGCCGGCACCTCGCTGGAAGCCTTCAGCGACAAGGACAAGCACAGCTACTTCGGTGCCATGCGCCTCGCGGGCAAGACCGGCACGCTGCAGCTCAGCGACGACTCCCCCACCACCAGTCGCTTCGTGGGCTTCGCCCCCAGCCGCGCGCCGGACGTCGTGGTCAGCGTGCAGCTCGACAACGGCAAGGTCTGGCGCCGCAAGGCCAACGAGGTCGCCCGCGACATGCTGCGCGCCTACTTCGCCACCAAGAACACCCCCGGCGTCACTGCGCCGTTCTGA